In Chloroflexota bacterium, one genomic interval encodes:
- a CDS encoding DUF2723 domain-containing protein — protein sequence METRRPRLDYGIALGLGLIGLILYVRTAAPSVVALFDDSLEFQLVLPTLGIAHPTGYPLYTLLGYAFTRLPLGEVAYRVNLFSAAAAAAAVGMLYLAGRVLTGRRLAAALAAAYTIAIPVWWSQATVAEVYALHGFLQALLCWTALRWSHGTGKLWPVGLVLGLGLTHHRMIVLLAPAVAIWLAARLGDIVRKRREWVSAVVAFLLPLSLYAYLPIRGRVTTSLDGTYRNDWAGFWAWVTARGYNVFLTGNPFQIDRDVRFYLDLLREQVGYGAVALAAVGVIGLLLGWIGAGRRRARWDGAGLAAALLATYGFGLAYRAADIEVFFIPAFLTTALALAAGLAVIQEGWEALCHRLARASAIRPLGHVALGGVVLMAVVWGAADRLPQMDRHARWEVHDLGVDMLSQPLPKGAAIVGILGETTLIRYVQFAHGLRPDVLPVPADREADRFIAVDRLLREGRPVFLTRRLPGAEQRYSLGAVGPLIRVWPKGEGRWDPLPGRIDQSLGAGVRLRGYLVESKALRSGRLVRLTLHWRAEKPIAEPLKISARLATPADDKVAMRDDEPVHEAYPTTAWIPGEIVQDVYDIRVPPSVPAGRYEVLVILYRAADGTEIGRATLGPIELPSP from the coding sequence ATGGAAACGCGTCGCCCTCGGCTTGATTATGGGATCGCGCTGGGGCTTGGGCTGATCGGCCTGATCCTCTATGTTCGCACGGCAGCTCCCTCCGTCGTCGCCCTGTTCGATGACAGCCTGGAGTTCCAGCTGGTCCTGCCGACGCTCGGCATTGCACACCCAACGGGATATCCGCTGTATACGCTGCTGGGATATGCCTTCACCCGGCTGCCGCTTGGCGAGGTGGCCTATCGCGTGAACCTGTTCTCGGCCGCGGCCGCGGCCGCGGCCGTTGGGATGCTCTACCTGGCCGGACGAGTGCTCACGGGGCGTCGGCTGGCGGCCGCGCTGGCGGCGGCTTACACGATCGCCATCCCGGTATGGTGGTCCCAGGCCACTGTGGCCGAGGTGTATGCGCTGCATGGGTTCCTTCAGGCGTTGCTCTGCTGGACCGCCCTGCGCTGGTCCCACGGCACGGGGAAGTTGTGGCCCGTCGGGCTGGTGTTGGGCCTGGGCCTGACCCATCATCGCATGATCGTGTTGCTGGCCCCGGCCGTGGCGATATGGCTGGCCGCCCGGCTCGGCGATATCGTTCGGAAACGACGTGAATGGGTCTCCGCTGTTGTCGCCTTCCTGCTCCCCCTGTCCCTTTATGCCTATCTGCCCATTCGCGGCCGCGTGACCACCTCGTTGGATGGGACGTATCGCAACGACTGGGCGGGATTCTGGGCCTGGGTCACGGCTCGCGGCTACAACGTATTCCTGACGGGGAACCCCTTCCAGATCGATAGGGACGTTCGCTTCTATCTGGACCTCCTGCGTGAACAGGTGGGATACGGAGCTGTAGCGCTGGCGGCCGTCGGGGTGATCGGCCTGCTCCTGGGCTGGATAGGTGCGGGGCGGCGGCGGGCGCGCTGGGATGGGGCCGGGTTGGCGGCGGCCCTGCTGGCGACTTACGGGTTCGGCCTCGCGTATCGGGCGGCCGACATTGAGGTGTTCTTCATCCCCGCCTTTCTGACCACGGCTTTGGCCCTCGCGGCCGGGTTGGCGGTCATACAGGAGGGATGGGAGGCCCTGTGCCACAGGCTCGCCCGGGCCTCGGCGATCCGACCTCTCGGCCATGTCGCCCTGGGGGGCGTCGTGTTGATGGCCGTCGTGTGGGGTGCTGCAGATCGCCTTCCCCAGATGGACCGCCATGCGCGTTGGGAGGTGCACGATCTGGGCGTGGACATGCTCAGCCAGCCGCTTCCGAAGGGGGCGGCCATCGTGGGGATCCTGGGCGAGACGACGCTGATCCGCTATGTTCAGTTTGCGCATGGCTTGCGCCCTGATGTGCTTCCGGTCCCGGCCGACCGGGAGGCGGACCGGTTCATCGCCGTCGATCGCTTGCTGCGTGAAGGGCGTCCCGTCTTCCTCACGCGGCGGCTCCCCGGGGCGGAGCAGCGCTACTCGTTGGGGGCGGTAGGCCCCCTGATCCGGGTGTGGCCCAAGGGGGAGGGCCGCTGGGACCCGCTGCCCGGGCGGATCGACCAGTCGTTGGGGGCGGGGGTACGCCTCCGGGGGTATCTGGTCGAATCGAAGGCGCTGCGCTCGGGACGGCTGGTGCGTCTGACGTTGCACTGGCGGGCGGAGAAGCCGATCGCGGAGCCGCTCAAGATCTCGGCGCGGCTGGCGACCCCGGCTGACGATAAGGTGGCTATGCGAGATGACGAGCCTGTACACGAGGCCTACCCGACGACGGCATGGATCCCCGGCGAGATCGTGCAGGACGTGTACGACATTCGCGTGCCGCCGTCGGTGCCGGCGGGTCGGTACGAGGTCCTGGTGATCCTGTATCGGGCGGCGGATGGGACGGAGATCGGGCGGGCGACGTTGGGTCCCATAGAGCTCCCATCCCCATAG
- a CDS encoding DUF1440 domain-containing protein, which translates to MSTTAIRRPLKQSFFSQIFTGAIAGLGGGLVFGMLMAMMGALPMVGALIGQPNNVIGFVVHMFISASIGGSYGLIGARLPAGRAIAVFAGAGYGVIWWGLGALILMPLFLGMPQMVFVIGSAQWASLMGHVIYGAITGWLFTALAGRL; encoded by the coding sequence ATGTCAACAACGGCTATACGACGACCCCTTAAGCAATCCTTTTTCAGCCAGATCTTCACAGGAGCGATCGCTGGCCTGGGCGGCGGCCTGGTGTTCGGCATGCTCATGGCGATGATGGGGGCGCTGCCCATGGTGGGCGCGCTCATCGGGCAGCCCAACAACGTGATCGGCTTCGTCGTGCACATGTTCATCAGCGCCTCCATCGGCGGTTCCTACGGGCTGATCGGCGCGCGGCTTCCGGCCGGTCGGGCGATCGCCGTCTTCGCCGGCGCCGGGTATGGGGTCATCTGGTGGGGGCTGGGCGCCCTCATCCTGATGCCGCTGTTTCTCGGCATGCCGCAGATGGTCTTCGTCATCGGCAGCGCGCAGTGGGCGAGCCTGATGGGGCACGTGATCTACGGCGCCATCACCGGGTGGCTGTTCACGGCCCTCGCCGGGCGTCTGTAG
- a CDS encoding NAD(P)H-hydrate epimerase → MERSRRTFRTADGHVVPAVTAAEMREVDRVATEEFGLGILQMMENAGRNLAGHAMEMLDDAPGEIVVLAGGGGNGGGGLCCARHLHNHGISVQIVLDRDPANLGEAARRQLGILQATGLRPLPLPKAESWIRRSPLVVDALIGYSLRGKPRGRTAEIISLCNRHAQRVLCLDVPSGIDATTGEAMGLSVRPDRTLTLALPKRGLIHIPGELYLADIGIPPEVYSRLGISLDPPFGKRYWVRLDR, encoded by the coding sequence ATGGAAAGATCGAGGAGGACGTTTCGAACGGCAGACGGGCACGTTGTGCCCGCCGTGACGGCGGCGGAGATGCGAGAGGTCGATCGCGTCGCGACGGAGGAGTTCGGCCTGGGCATCCTCCAGATGATGGAAAACGCCGGCCGGAATCTGGCGGGGCACGCCATGGAGATGCTGGATGACGCCCCGGGCGAGATCGTCGTGCTCGCCGGCGGCGGGGGCAACGGCGGCGGAGGATTATGCTGCGCGCGCCACTTGCACAACCACGGCATCTCGGTACAGATCGTGCTGGACCGTGATCCGGCGAACCTGGGGGAAGCCGCGCGTCGCCAGCTGGGCATCTTGCAGGCAACGGGTCTACGCCCGCTCCCCCTTCCCAAGGCCGAGAGCTGGATTCGCCGCTCTCCGCTGGTCGTCGACGCGTTGATCGGCTATAGCCTGCGGGGCAAGCCAAGGGGAAGGACGGCCGAGATCATCTCCCTCTGCAACCGACACGCCCAACGCGTACTTTGCCTGGACGTGCCCTCAGGGATCGATGCGACCACCGGCGAGGCGATGGGGCTCTCGGTGCGCCCGGATAGGACGCTGACCCTGGCGCTTCCCAAGAGGGGGCTGATCCACATCCCTGGCGAGCTCTACCTGGCCGACATCGGCATCCCGCCGGAGGTCTACAGTCGCCTGGGGATCTCCCTCGATCCGCCCTTTGGGAAACGCTACTGGGTCCGGCTGGACCGCTAG
- a CDS encoding YIP1 family protein: protein MTTVARPLSLLWRALWLQPSAYEEIREDDAPVVEGLFLIVLVAVVIAVSNLAGTVVEWASIPHMADIKEVIYRNYEQMSWFQMLQREIGPSFTEQFRRWYDLGWQVFPRLFGAPDPGSAALGIITKPLMLIIGWLVYGVLAHGGARLLGGEGTLSQTLGVTALAVAPQVIHLADAVPFLAVGGVVGTWTLICRYMGLRIAHDLTWPRALVATLFPLVILWLLGILLIAVAALIALPLIMGG from the coding sequence ATGACGACGGTCGCACGTCCGCTGAGCTTGCTCTGGCGCGCTCTGTGGTTGCAACCCTCTGCGTATGAGGAGATACGAGAGGATGATGCCCCGGTCGTCGAAGGGCTGTTTCTCATCGTGTTGGTTGCCGTGGTGATCGCCGTGAGCAATCTGGCCGGTACGGTCGTCGAATGGGCCAGCATCCCTCACATGGCGGACATCAAGGAGGTCATCTACCGCAACTACGAGCAGATGTCATGGTTCCAGATGCTGCAGAGGGAGATCGGCCCTTCGTTCACCGAGCAATTTCGGCGATGGTACGACCTGGGCTGGCAGGTCTTCCCCCGCCTCTTCGGCGCTCCGGACCCCGGCAGCGCCGCCTTGGGCATCATCACGAAGCCGTTGATGCTCATCATCGGCTGGCTCGTGTACGGGGTGTTGGCCCACGGCGGTGCCCGCCTGCTGGGGGGCGAGGGCACATTATCGCAAACGCTGGGCGTGACCGCCCTGGCCGTGGCGCCTCAGGTGATCCACCTGGCCGATGCAGTCCCCTTCCTGGCGGTCGGGGGCGTGGTGGGCACCTGGACCCTCATCTGTCGTTACATGGGGCTTCGCATCGCGCACGATCTGACCTGGCCCCGCGCCCTGGTTGCGACCCTGTTCCCCCTCGTCATCCTGTGGCTCCTGGGGATCCTGCTGATCGCCGTCGCCGCGCTGATCGCGCTTCCGTTGATCATGGGAGGTTGA
- the mtnN gene encoding 5'-methylthioadenosine/S-adenosylhomocysteine nucleosidase, whose product MIVGIVGIPGELRPLQRRVDGIVAQERGPIAHVTRARWAGHDVILVACGVGKVNAALATMALIQTFRPDVIWNCGSAGALASELRIGDVVIGQRLAMHDAGVHLEDRFQVAGLPMPPERGQRMRYLAADSRWVARAREAANALGWDEERSFPRAVAGVIATGDQVIFSHAHKDRIRQTTGAIAVEQEGAAVAYTAHLHGIPWLVMRGISDTADGRAAFDYTRWVTYVDEPPRWGAIGERWFRWSRQITSPRALMRARRFRRGARMAMEHVTQLADQILRV is encoded by the coding sequence ATGATCGTCGGGATCGTCGGCATCCCCGGTGAGCTTCGTCCTCTGCAACGGCGAGTGGATGGCATCGTCGCACAGGAGCGAGGGCCCATCGCGCACGTCACAAGGGCCCGCTGGGCGGGTCATGACGTGATCCTGGTCGCGTGCGGGGTGGGCAAGGTGAACGCGGCGCTGGCCACCATGGCGTTGATCCAGACCTTCCGGCCGGATGTGATCTGGAATTGCGGATCGGCTGGCGCTCTGGCATCGGAGCTGCGGATCGGCGATGTGGTGATCGGGCAGCGCCTCGCGATGCACGACGCGGGGGTGCACCTGGAGGATCGTTTCCAGGTCGCGGGGCTGCCCATGCCGCCCGAACGGGGACAGCGCATGCGCTATCTGGCCGCGGATTCCCGGTGGGTGGCGCGAGCGCGGGAGGCGGCGAACGCGCTGGGATGGGACGAGGAACGGTCCTTCCCTCGCGCCGTGGCGGGCGTCATCGCCACCGGAGATCAGGTGATCTTTTCCCACGCGCACAAGGACCGGATCCGCCAGACGACGGGGGCCATTGCCGTGGAGCAGGAGGGCGCGGCGGTGGCGTACACGGCGCATCTGCACGGCATCCCGTGGCTGGTGATGCGCGGGATCAGCGATACCGCGGATGGCCGGGCGGCCTTCGACTACACGCGATGGGTCACATACGTGGATGAGCCACCCCGATGGGGCGCGATCGGCGAGCGCTGGTTTCGGTGGTCGAGACAGATCACGTCCCCGCGCGCTTTGATGCGGGCGCGCCGCTTCCGTCGCGGTGCTCGTATGGCGATGGAGCACGTAACCCAGCTGGCGGATCAGATCCTGCGCGTCTGA
- a CDS encoding CBS domain-containing protein, with amino-acid sequence MRVILTHEHADFDAVASLLAAHKLYPDAMPVLPRQTNRNVRDFVTLYRDSLPFRRVDELPHERIDHVIVVDTQTFQPLRRMGSHTTGQFIDHHPRQDPLPEGWQFWGEEVGATTTLLVEQIAERHIHISPLEATLFLLGIYEDTGALTYGTTTPRDVRCAAWLLEQEANLEVVNRFLHHPLTPEQQALYRQLVENSHPYEFLGHSVIIATARSPEYVAEVSVLAHKLRDLYEPEGLFLLVDQGDRIQLVARSTSDAIDVGKVAQAMGGGGHSRAAAALLRGMTLEEAERRLVELLEKHVRPAVTVAEIMSRGQPQTVTPDTTVAEAAERMQRYGFEGFPVVADGQIVGMLTRRQVDRALHHGLQNAPVRQVMHSGAVVVHPEDSVQHLQRVMIEHGWGQVPVVSSEDGRLLGIVTRTDLIKTWPGAPDRSQTLADRMEAALPPDLHALLQEVGRTAHELGYSIYAVGGFVRDLLLGVPNLDLDLVVEGDAIHLARELARRKGGYVRSHRRFGTAKWILPEDDDRPPPVPSLDFVTARIEFYEHPTALPTVEQSNIKQDLHRRDFTINTLAIRLDPDRWGELLDFYGGERDLEEGLIRVLHSLSFVEDPTRILRAVRLEQRLGFRIEPRTEELIGNALDLLERVSGERILHELTLILREPEPERALARLAALGVLPHIHPALRYDEWLADRFRRLRAELADYEVPEPIEYLYFGLWLYRLSAEDQEQVMTRLRLPAQARSVVEQARYLRDHESQLVQNHLRPSQIYRLLSQAQPGARLVFRVATDSWLARQRLALFEQRLQHVTTELDGHDLRRMGLKPGPIYRRILEALLDARLDGQVHTREEEEALVRALIAEEERSSSTSEDRDR; translated from the coding sequence ATGCGGGTAATCCTGACGCATGAGCACGCGGACTTCGACGCGGTGGCGTCGCTCCTGGCAGCTCATAAGCTCTATCCGGACGCGATGCCGGTCCTGCCGCGCCAGACGAACCGCAATGTGCGAGATTTCGTCACCCTGTACCGGGACTCGCTGCCCTTCCGGCGCGTGGACGAGTTGCCGCACGAGCGCATCGATCATGTGATCGTCGTGGACACGCAGACCTTTCAGCCGCTCCGCCGCATGGGATCCCACACCACCGGGCAGTTCATCGATCACCATCCGAGGCAGGACCCTCTGCCCGAGGGCTGGCAGTTCTGGGGGGAGGAGGTCGGCGCGACCACGACGCTGCTGGTGGAGCAGATCGCCGAGCGGCACATCCACATCTCACCCCTGGAGGCGACGCTCTTCCTGTTGGGCATCTACGAGGACACGGGCGCGCTCACCTATGGCACCACCACCCCACGAGATGTCCGGTGCGCGGCCTGGCTTCTGGAGCAGGAGGCCAACCTGGAGGTGGTGAACCGCTTCCTGCATCATCCTCTGACCCCGGAACAGCAGGCGTTGTATCGGCAGCTGGTGGAGAACAGCCATCCCTATGAGTTCCTGGGCCATTCCGTGATCATCGCCACCGCCCGCTCTCCCGAGTATGTGGCGGAGGTCTCCGTACTGGCCCACAAGCTGCGCGATCTCTACGAGCCGGAGGGGCTCTTCCTGCTGGTGGATCAAGGGGACCGCATTCAGTTGGTGGCGCGGAGCACGTCGGACGCCATTGACGTCGGCAAGGTGGCGCAGGCGATGGGGGGCGGGGGACATAGCCGGGCGGCCGCGGCCCTGCTGCGTGGGATGACGCTGGAGGAAGCCGAGCGCCGTCTGGTCGAGTTGCTGGAGAAGCACGTGCGTCCGGCCGTGACGGTGGCGGAGATCATGTCGCGCGGCCAACCCCAGACGGTGACGCCGGATACCACGGTGGCCGAGGCCGCCGAGCGGATGCAGCGCTACGGGTTCGAGGGGTTCCCCGTGGTCGCCGACGGCCAGATCGTGGGCATGCTGACCCGACGGCAGGTCGACCGGGCGCTGCATCACGGGTTGCAGAACGCGCCCGTGCGTCAGGTGATGCACTCCGGCGCCGTGGTGGTCCATCCGGAGGACTCGGTGCAGCACCTCCAACGGGTGATGATCGAGCACGGATGGGGACAGGTGCCTGTGGTCTCCTCGGAGGACGGCCGGCTGCTGGGCATCGTCACGCGTACAGATCTCATCAAGACCTGGCCGGGAGCGCCCGATCGCTCTCAGACGCTGGCGGATCGAATGGAGGCGGCCCTTCCCCCCGACCTCCACGCGCTGCTCCAGGAGGTCGGGCGCACGGCTCACGAGCTGGGGTACTCCATCTACGCGGTGGGCGGGTTCGTGCGGGATCTCCTGTTGGGCGTCCCCAACTTGGATCTGGACCTGGTCGTGGAGGGGGATGCCATCCATCTGGCGCGCGAGCTGGCGCGACGGAAGGGTGGCTATGTGCGTAGCCACCGTCGCTTCGGCACGGCGAAGTGGATCCTGCCCGAGGATGACGACCGGCCGCCGCCCGTGCCCTCCCTGGATTTCGTCACGGCCCGGATCGAGTTCTATGAGCACCCGACCGCCCTGCCCACCGTTGAGCAATCGAACATCAAGCAGGATCTCCACCGTCGCGATTTCACCATCAACACGCTGGCGATCCGGCTCGATCCCGATCGCTGGGGGGAGCTGTTGGATTTCTACGGCGGCGAGCGGGATCTGGAGGAGGGCCTCATTCGCGTCCTGCACAGCCTCAGCTTTGTGGAGGACCCGACCCGGATCCTGCGGGCGGTCCGGCTGGAGCAACGGCTGGGATTTCGGATCGAGCCGCGTACTGAGGAGCTGATCGGGAACGCCCTGGATCTGCTGGAGCGGGTGAGTGGGGAGCGTATCCTCCACGAGCTCACCCTGATCCTGCGGGAGCCGGAGCCGGAGCGGGCGTTGGCCCGGCTGGCCGCCTTGGGCGTGCTGCCTCATATCCACCCGGCGCTGCGTTATGACGAATGGCTGGCCGATCGGTTCCGGAGGCTGCGCGCGGAGCTGGCTGACTACGAGGTGCCGGAGCCCATCGAGTATCTCTATTTTGGCCTGTGGCTGTACCGGCTCAGCGCCGAGGATCAGGAACAGGTGATGACGCGGCTGCGCCTGCCCGCGCAGGCCCGCTCGGTGGTCGAGCAGGCGCGCTACCTGCGCGATCACGAGTCCCAACTGGTGCAGAACCATCTACGCCCCAGTCAGATCTATCGGCTGTTATCCCAGGCGCAGCCCGGGGCCCGGCTGGTCTTTCGAGTGGCCACGGATTCCTGGCTGGCGCGACAGCGCCTTGCCCTTTTCGAGCAACGGTTGCAGCACGTCACCACGGAGTTGGACGGACACGACCTGCGCCGCATGGGGCTCAAGCCTGGCCCGATCTATCGCCGCATCCTGGAGGCTCTGCTGGACGCGCGGCTGGATGGCCAGGTCCATACCCGGGAGGAGGAGGAGGCCCTGGTGCGTGCGCTCATCGCTGAGGAGGAGCGGTCCTCCTCCACGTCGGAGGACCGCGATCGATGA
- a CDS encoding DUF4445 domain-containing protein, whose protein sequence is MSDHRGDDHRSHRVVFQPAGRQGLVPSGITILEAARLLGVEIESICGGRQTCGKCKVIIEEGFFPKLRIHSSREHVSPVSEKEEFHAQRQRLDLERGCRLACAAEVRGDLLITVPEESQALKQVIRKAAREMRIELDPAIRLHYVEVERPTLEHPQGEWERVQAELADRFGLEGLSIDITALRELQQTLRKGQRGVTCTVWQGREVVRVQPGYHEEAYGLAVDVGTTTVAAYLCDLLTGEVKAADAIMNPQVPYGEDLMSRVSYVMSEPEGLTRLHGAIVAGINDLVGRVARLAGIASQDITEIVLVGNTIMHHLLLGIDPRELGGTPFPAAVHGPLDYKARDLGLALAPGAMAHILPIEAGYVGADNVGVILAEEPHKVPPEEIVLIIDVGTNGELLLGNSERLLCCSSPTGPAFEGAQITHGMRAAPGAIERVRIDPETLEVRFRVIGEPRWSDEWTEEAPPAEKAHGICGSGIIEAVAELLKAGVIDRSGRFVSECPSPRFRREGNIASFVLAWPHESSTGQEIALYTDDVRAVQLAKAALYSSARILMRRRGVDRVDRIILAGAFGNYIDPERAMTIGMLPDCDLSRVYAVGNAAGDGARIALLNRHKRLEAAEVARWVEFVETAAEPDFQDRFMEAIYLPHMFDEFPHLASILKVG, encoded by the coding sequence ATGTCTGACCATCGCGGCGACGATCATCGTTCCCATCGGGTCGTCTTTCAGCCGGCGGGGCGCCAGGGCCTGGTCCCATCGGGGATCACGATTTTGGAGGCCGCGCGCCTGCTGGGAGTGGAGATCGAATCGATCTGCGGCGGGAGGCAGACCTGCGGCAAGTGCAAGGTGATCATTGAGGAGGGCTTCTTCCCCAAGCTTCGCATCCACTCCAGCCGTGAGCATGTCTCCCCCGTCTCGGAGAAGGAGGAATTTCACGCCCAACGTCAGCGATTGGATCTGGAGCGCGGCTGCCGCCTGGCCTGCGCGGCCGAGGTCCGCGGCGACCTGCTGATTACCGTCCCAGAGGAGAGCCAGGCGCTCAAGCAGGTGATCCGCAAGGCGGCACGTGAGATGCGCATCGAGTTGGACCCGGCCATCCGACTGCACTATGTGGAGGTAGAGCGCCCCACGCTGGAGCATCCCCAGGGGGAGTGGGAGCGCGTGCAGGCGGAGCTGGCCGATCGTTTCGGCCTGGAGGGGCTGTCCATCGACATTACGGCGTTGCGCGAGCTGCAGCAGACCCTGCGCAAGGGGCAGCGCGGGGTCACGTGTACCGTCTGGCAGGGGCGCGAGGTGGTTCGCGTGCAGCCGGGTTATCATGAGGAGGCCTACGGGCTGGCCGTGGACGTGGGAACGACCACTGTAGCCGCCTACCTGTGCGACCTGCTCACGGGCGAGGTGAAGGCGGCCGATGCCATCATGAATCCCCAGGTGCCCTACGGCGAGGACCTGATGTCGCGCGTGTCCTATGTGATGAGCGAGCCGGAGGGGCTCACGCGCTTGCACGGGGCCATCGTCGCCGGGATCAACGATCTGGTCGGCCGCGTGGCCCGCTTGGCGGGGATCGCCTCGCAGGATATCACGGAGATCGTGCTGGTGGGCAACACCATCATGCATCATCTCCTGCTGGGGATCGATCCCCGGGAGCTGGGCGGGACGCCGTTCCCGGCCGCGGTGCATGGCCCTCTGGACTACAAGGCGCGTGATCTGGGGTTGGCGTTGGCGCCCGGGGCCATGGCGCACATCCTGCCCATTGAGGCCGGCTATGTGGGCGCGGACAACGTGGGGGTGATCCTGGCCGAGGAGCCGCACAAGGTGCCGCCCGAGGAGATCGTTCTCATCATCGATGTGGGGACCAACGGTGAGCTGCTCCTGGGGAACTCGGAGCGTCTGTTGTGCTGCTCCAGCCCCACTGGCCCCGCCTTTGAGGGCGCTCAGATCACGCACGGGATGAGGGCCGCCCCCGGCGCTATCGAGCGGGTGCGGATCGATCCGGAGACGCTGGAGGTGCGCTTCCGGGTGATCGGCGAGCCGCGCTGGAGCGACGAGTGGACGGAGGAGGCGCCGCCTGCCGAGAAGGCGCACGGCATCTGCGGCTCCGGCATCATCGAGGCGGTGGCCGAGCTGTTGAAGGCGGGCGTGATCGATCGAAGCGGCCGGTTCGTGTCGGAGTGCCCCTCGCCTCGCTTCCGACGGGAGGGGAACATCGCCTCCTTTGTCCTGGCCTGGCCGCATGAGAGCAGCACCGGCCAGGAGATCGCCCTGTACACAGACGACGTGCGCGCGGTCCAGCTTGCCAAGGCGGCCCTCTACTCCAGCGCCCGCATCCTGATGCGCCGTCGCGGCGTCGATCGGGTGGATCGCATCATCCTGGCCGGCGCCTTCGGCAACTACATCGACCCCGAGCGGGCGATGACCATCGGCATGTTGCCGGATTGCGATCTGAGCCGGGTCTACGCGGTGGGGAACGCGGCCGGCGACGGTGCGCGCATCGCCCTGTTGAATCGGCATAAGCGGCTGGAGGCGGCGGAGGTCGCCCGGTGGGTGGAGTTCGTGGAGACGGCCGCCGAGCCGGATTTTCAGGATCGGTTTATGGAGGCCATCTATCTGCCGCACATGTTTGACGAGTTTCCGCACCTGGCTTCCATATTAAAGGTTGGCTAG
- a CDS encoding ornithine carbamoyltransferase produces MITRLSGKDFITTQDWTREELETALEVAFRLKGEFAMGVPHDHILRAKTLYMLFFEESTRTRNSFETGMTQLGGHAIFLTPRVTQIGHGESAKDTAMVLSRYGHGIAVRDCRKGIGQKYLYEMARWASVPIFSMQDDVDHPCQAMADLMTIQEKFGRNTSGLNFTIAWTFAPKYVRPMSVPQSLVMLMPRFGMNVTLAHPKGYELMPEVLEVAQRNAEAGGGSLRIIDDMDEAFRDAHVVYPKSWGPLMVTEDPAEVEAMAAQHQDWRATAERMKLAQRNAIYMHCMPVDRGHEVDDEVIDGPQSVIYDQAENRLHVQKALMALTMGGRW; encoded by the coding sequence ATGATCACCCGATTGTCAGGTAAGGACTTCATCACCACACAGGATTGGACGAGAGAGGAGTTGGAGACCGCTTTGGAGGTGGCCTTCCGGCTCAAAGGCGAGTTCGCCATGGGCGTACCTCACGACCACATCCTGCGCGCCAAGACCCTGTACATGCTCTTCTTCGAGGAGTCCACCCGCACGCGCAACTCCTTTGAGACGGGGATGACGCAACTGGGCGGGCACGCCATCTTCCTGACGCCCAGGGTCACCCAGATCGGCCATGGCGAGAGCGCAAAGGACACCGCCATGGTGCTATCCCGCTATGGTCACGGCATCGCCGTGCGAGACTGCCGTAAGGGCATCGGACAGAAGTACCTGTACGAGATGGCCCGGTGGGCCTCCGTCCCGATCTTCTCCATGCAGGACGACGTGGACCATCCGTGTCAGGCCATGGCCGACCTGATGACCATCCAGGAGAAGTTCGGGCGGAACACCAGCGGCCTCAACTTCACCATCGCCTGGACCTTCGCCCCGAAGTACGTCCGGCCGATGTCCGTGCCCCAATCGCTGGTGATGCTGATGCCCCGCTTCGGCATGAACGTCACGCTGGCCCACCCCAAGGGATACGAGCTGATGCCAGAGGTGCTGGAGGTCGCACAGCGCAACGCGGAGGCCGGCGGTGGCTCCCTGCGCATCATCGACGACATGGACGAGGCGTTCCGCGATGCCCACGTCGTGTATCCCAAATCATGGGGCCCCCTGATGGTGACGGAGGATCCGGCCGAGGTGGAGGCGATGGCGGCGCAGCATCAGGATTGGCGCGCCACGGCCGAGCGGATGAAGCTCGCGCAGCGAAACGCGATCTACATGCACTGCATGCCGGTCGATCGGGGACATGAGGTGGACGACGAGGTCATCGATGGCCCTCAGTCGGTGATCTACGACCAGGCGGAGAACCGACTGCACGTCCAAAAGGCGCTCATGGCGCTCACCATGGGGGGAAGATGGTAA